One Verrucomicrobiales bacterium DNA segment encodes these proteins:
- a CDS encoding VPDSG-CTERM sorting domain-containing protein, producing the protein MKYTKSLVLSTVAMLAFAAPSFAKNITINDTQGPNSAGWGAPGKNQGGEDQETEPGTIGNQSWDLEAFTLNGSSLKIYSGYDLLNGNNPFGLGDIFVGRANTAKWKSTDYTGSDAAINGVNNNSQFKYDYVIHFNNRSGYSIGAGTYDVYALAGLTTELLDESTVKGLSNPYKLNDRSIEGLTKVGSGSLSVTLDQTSTITLEDGSQVTGGAHFIGEINLATTGIKLSQTDDNLFHLTMGCGNDNLIGRVPDGGATLALLGFAVSGLSLVSRRLGRK; encoded by the coding sequence ATGAAGTATACCAAATCATTAGTCTTGAGCACGGTGGCGATGCTGGCTTTTGCCGCTCCCTCCTTTGCAAAGAACATCACCATCAACGATACCCAAGGTCCTAACTCCGCAGGTTGGGGCGCGCCTGGCAAGAACCAGGGTGGCGAAGACCAGGAGACCGAACCGGGTACGATTGGCAACCAATCCTGGGATCTCGAGGCCTTCACTTTGAATGGCAGCAGTCTCAAGATTTATTCGGGATACGACTTGTTGAACGGCAACAATCCGTTCGGCTTGGGCGATATCTTTGTGGGTCGTGCGAACACGGCGAAGTGGAAGTCCACCGACTACACGGGGAGTGACGCCGCCATCAACGGTGTCAACAACAACAGCCAGTTTAAGTATGACTATGTCATCCATTTCAACAACCGCTCGGGATACTCGATCGGTGCTGGAACGTATGATGTCTATGCGCTGGCCGGCTTGACGACCGAGCTCCTCGACGAGAGCACGGTAAAGGGCCTGTCGAACCCCTATAAGCTGAATGACCGGTCGATCGAGGGCCTGACCAAAGTTGGCTCCGGTTCCTTGTCAGTCACCCTGGACCAGACCTCCACCATCACCTTGGAAGACGGCTCCCAAGTCACGGGCGGAGCTCACTTCATCGGTGAGATCAACCTCGCGACGACCGGGATCAAGCTGTCCCAAACGGACGACAATCTGTTCCACCTGACGATGGGTTGCGGCAACGACAATCTGATCGGCCGTGTGCCCGATGGCGGTGCCACCCTCGCGCTGCTCGGCTTCGCTGTTTCCGGTTTGTCCCTAGTCTCCCGACGCCTGGGCCGCAAGTAA
- a CDS encoding heme-dependent peroxidase, translating to MNLPQVKLNQGIHVMHLFYRINRVAWAALPADASVATRRRLEAICAANANASHPRVSLFANISGKADIAVMILASEMGQAAQLHRDIEFAFPPGVLEPIYQYFSVTELSEYMSSEDDHRKQLIEREKVAADSAEFTQKMEEFRQRMAEYTHYRLYPELPDWEVMCFYPMNKRRLGADNWYSLDFPTRKTLMGGHARVGRKYSGRVTQLITGSVGLDDWEWGVTLVAKQVDPIKEIVYEMRFDEVTARFGEFGSFYINLRVTPEALWAHLHL from the coding sequence ATGAACTTGCCCCAAGTAAAACTGAATCAGGGCATCCACGTGATGCATTTGTTCTATCGAATTAACCGCGTCGCCTGGGCCGCGCTGCCGGCTGACGCCTCGGTGGCCACCCGCCGTCGGCTCGAAGCTATTTGCGCAGCGAATGCCAATGCCTCCCATCCGCGCGTCTCCCTTTTCGCCAACATCAGCGGGAAGGCCGACATCGCCGTGATGATCTTGGCCAGCGAAATGGGGCAAGCTGCCCAGTTGCACCGCGATATCGAGTTCGCCTTCCCGCCCGGAGTCCTGGAGCCCATCTACCAATACTTCTCCGTCACTGAACTGAGCGAATACATGTCGTCCGAGGACGACCATCGCAAGCAGCTGATCGAGCGCGAAAAAGTGGCCGCGGACTCTGCGGAGTTCACTCAAAAGATGGAGGAGTTTCGTCAGCGGATGGCCGAATACACGCACTATCGGCTGTATCCCGAGCTGCCGGACTGGGAAGTCATGTGTTTCTATCCGATGAACAAACGCCGGCTCGGGGCCGACAATTGGTACTCGCTCGACTTTCCCACTCGCAAAACGCTCATGGGCGGACACGCGCGGGTCGGCAGAAAATACTCCGGCCGCGTGACGCAGCTGATCACCGGATCGGTGGGCCTAGACGATTGGGAATGGGGTGTAACGCTGGTGGCCAAGCAGGTGGATCCCATCAAGGAGATCGTTTATGAGATGCGATTCGACGAAGTCACCGCGCGTTTCGGGGAGTTCGGCTCCTTCTACATCAACCTGCGAGTCACACCCGAAGCGCTGTGGGCTCATCTCCACCTCTAG
- the nrdR gene encoding transcriptional repressor NrdR gives MRCPKCGCVDDKVIDSRTSREGATIRRRRECLECHFRFTTYEHVELPTLMVVKRDGRREEFSREKLAAGIRRACQKRPVSEEAIVSVVETIMTDLSNAYEGEVQGKDIGARVMDELRGLDPIAYVRYASVYRRFEEATDFVQEVKKLETKHDTLTARLPGL, from the coding sequence ATGCGGTGTCCGAAATGTGGCTGTGTTGATGACAAAGTGATCGACTCTCGCACCTCGCGCGAGGGTGCCACGATTCGTCGCCGCCGGGAGTGCCTGGAATGCCACTTTCGTTTCACCACCTATGAGCATGTGGAACTTCCTACCCTGATGGTGGTTAAGCGGGATGGGCGACGAGAGGAATTCTCTCGCGAGAAGCTGGCGGCTGGGATTCGCCGAGCCTGTCAGAAGCGGCCAGTGAGCGAGGAGGCGATCGTATCGGTGGTGGAAACCATCATGACGGATCTTTCGAACGCCTATGAGGGAGAGGTTCAGGGCAAGGACATTGGCGCGCGGGTGATGGATGAGCTGCGCGGGTTGGACCCGATTGCCTACGTTCGTTACGCAAGCGTCTACCGTCGTTTTGAGGAGGCCACCGATTTTGTTCAAGAGGTCAAGAAGCTGGAGACCAAACATGATACACTTACGGCACGATTGCCTGGTCTTTGA
- a CDS encoding LysR family transcriptional regulator → MQIESLKVFCDLAETESFTRAAQINGVTQSAVSQQISSLERQFKSLLIERSKKKFRLTREGQVLYEYSKQIIQTYEGLFSKLQEIKNVISGAIRVATIYSIGLHDLPPYLKKFLKSYPTVNVHVEYRRSNQVYDDVLSNVVDLGLVAYPNKDPKLEVVALRKDVMVLICHPEHPFAKRKTVKLGELNGMKFIGFQPDIPTRQAIDRVLKDQEVQVQHVMEFDNIETVKRAVEINAGIAIVPQGTVEQEIAKLTLIEVRLEDVQFHRPLAAIYKKNKVLSPAVKQFLAILKGEKAQFI, encoded by the coding sequence ATGCAAATCGAGAGCTTGAAGGTGTTTTGTGATCTGGCCGAAACCGAGAGTTTCACGCGGGCAGCCCAGATTAACGGGGTAACCCAGTCCGCTGTGAGCCAACAGATCAGCTCTTTGGAGCGCCAGTTCAAGTCTCTGCTGATTGAGAGGAGCAAAAAGAAGTTCAGGCTGACCCGTGAGGGTCAGGTGCTGTACGAGTATAGCAAACAGATCATCCAGACCTACGAGGGCCTCTTTAGCAAACTGCAGGAGATCAAGAATGTCATCTCCGGCGCGATACGCGTCGCCACCATTTACAGCATCGGACTCCATGACTTGCCGCCTTATCTCAAGAAGTTCCTGAAGAGCTATCCAACGGTCAATGTTCACGTGGAATACCGTCGGTCGAATCAGGTCTACGACGATGTTCTAAGCAATGTGGTTGACCTCGGGTTGGTGGCCTATCCCAACAAGGATCCCAAATTGGAGGTGGTGGCCCTGAGGAAAGATGTCATGGTGCTGATCTGCCATCCCGAACACCCCTTCGCCAAACGAAAGACCGTGAAGCTGGGCGAACTCAACGGAATGAAATTTATCGGATTTCAACCAGATATCCCCACGCGCCAGGCTATCGATCGGGTGCTGAAGGATCAGGAAGTGCAAGTCCAGCACGTCATGGAGTTCGATAATATTGAAACGGTGAAACGCGCGGTGGAAATCAACGCCGGGATCGCCATCGTGCCGCAAGGCACTGTGGAACAAGAGATCGCGAAGCTCACCCTAATCGAGGTCCGGCTCGAGGATGTTCAGTTCCATCGACCGCTGGCAGCTATCTACAAGAAGAATAAGGTGCTCTCGCCGGCTGTGAAACAGTTCCTGGCCATCCTCAAGGGCGAGAAAGCCCAGTTCATCTAG
- a CDS encoding histidine triad nucleotide-binding protein gives MSQTLFEKIIARQIPARIVYEDDLVLAFHDVNPQAPVHVLIIPKKPLPRVAAAGAVDQMLLGHLMLKAAEVAALVGIQESGYRLVINNGPHGGESVPHLHCHLLGGRQLSWPPG, from the coding sequence ATGAGTCAGACCCTCTTCGAGAAGATTATCGCCCGTCAGATTCCCGCTCGCATCGTCTACGAAGATGACCTGGTGCTCGCGTTCCATGACGTCAACCCTCAGGCCCCGGTCCATGTTCTGATCATTCCCAAAAAGCCTTTGCCACGAGTGGCTGCTGCGGGGGCGGTCGATCAAATGCTGCTGGGGCATCTCATGCTGAAGGCGGCCGAGGTGGCGGCCCTGGTGGGGATCCAGGAATCCGGATATCGGCTGGTGATTAACAACGGCCCACACGGAGGCGAGTCGGTGCCGCACCTGCATTGCCATCTGTTGGGTGGACGTCAGCTGTCTTGGCCGCCGGGTTGA
- a CDS encoding helix-turn-helix transcriptional regulator, whose protein sequence is MHEIHLNPGQEWAFAVDGWRFFSVVSGQGYWLSDPVRSLDTGEAFMISPITKGVLRASQLAGLSGVYFQFHPDRLTDLLTPVERHFLEAKQTLERLALRHFPANDPVALEFASLAARSSPDASLASRSSVLRLIAMAVGIGPGVLASDSERRSSAAERFQALLGRITEAEFIRCSVESLALQCRCSTRHLSRLFRTTFSLSFSARQTELRMQKAAQMLRETDLRIAQIASECGYRHIGLFNATFKRRWKRTPSEWRQASRSADSSEVA, encoded by the coding sequence TTGCATGAAATTCACCTGAACCCGGGTCAGGAGTGGGCGTTTGCTGTGGATGGGTGGAGGTTTTTTAGCGTGGTGTCGGGGCAGGGATATTGGCTGAGTGATCCGGTTCGAAGTTTAGACACCGGCGAAGCGTTTATGATTTCGCCGATTACAAAAGGCGTCCTTCGGGCAAGTCAGTTGGCGGGGCTTTCGGGGGTCTACTTCCAATTTCATCCCGATCGGCTGACGGACTTGCTGACGCCGGTGGAGCGTCACTTCCTGGAAGCCAAGCAAACCCTGGAACGTTTGGCGCTCAGGCATTTCCCAGCGAACGACCCGGTGGCCTTGGAGTTTGCTTCCTTGGCTGCGCGCTCTTCACCGGACGCTTCCTTGGCGAGTCGTTCGAGCGTCCTTCGGTTGATCGCTATGGCCGTCGGGATTGGGCCGGGGGTTTTGGCATCGGACAGCGAACGGCGGTCCAGCGCTGCCGAGCGGTTCCAAGCACTGCTTGGCCGCATCACTGAGGCGGAGTTTATCCGTTGCAGCGTCGAGAGTCTGGCTCTGCAATGCCGGTGCAGCACGCGACACCTCAGCCGATTGTTTCGCACCACTTTTTCGCTGTCCTTCAGCGCTCGCCAAACCGAGTTGAGAATGCAGAAGGCGGCTCAGATGCTTCGCGAGACGGATTTACGCATTGCCCAAATCGCCTCGGAATGCGGTTACCGTCACATCGGCCTGTTTAACGCGACGTTCAAGAGACGGTGGAAACGCACTCCGAGCGAGTGGAGGCAAGCTTCCCGCAGCGCAGACTCTTCTGAGGTGGCCTAG